Proteins encoded by one window of Dokdonella sp.:
- a CDS encoding cyanophycinase codes for MSPSKVAHGDERGWIVPIGGAEEKQNDARILERFVGLCGGRDADIVVIPTASQLADTGSRYEAIFSELGARRVTAMDFDTRRDAAEDNRLERIGEASGIFFTGGNQLRISTLLGGTPVAKLIRTLNAQGVHVGGTSAGASILSEHMIAFGREGSSPTAGSVRLAPGLGLTNRFVIDQHFRQRDRLGRLLAALAYNPFAIGIGLDEDTAAFIRPDNTLEVEGSGAVTVVDASELQFSSMDQVSENEPVCLLGLRIHILVAGATFNLHTRVASAGSLMVDKSKH; via the coding sequence ATGAGTCCAAGCAAGGTGGCACACGGAGATGAGCGCGGCTGGATCGTGCCGATCGGCGGAGCCGAGGAAAAACAGAACGATGCGCGCATCCTCGAGCGTTTCGTCGGCTTGTGCGGCGGGCGCGATGCCGACATCGTGGTGATCCCGACGGCAAGCCAGCTGGCTGACACCGGCTCACGCTACGAGGCGATCTTCAGCGAACTCGGCGCGCGCCGCGTCACCGCGATGGATTTCGACACGCGCCGCGATGCCGCCGAGGACAACCGCCTCGAGCGCATCGGCGAAGCCAGCGGCATCTTCTTCACCGGCGGCAACCAGTTGCGCATCTCGACCCTGCTCGGCGGCACGCCGGTGGCCAAGCTGATCCGCACGCTGAATGCGCAGGGCGTGCATGTCGGCGGCACCAGCGCCGGCGCCAGCATCCTCAGCGAGCACATGATCGCCTTCGGCAGGGAGGGCTCGTCGCCGACCGCCGGCAGTGTTCGCCTCGCGCCGGGGCTGGGCCTGACCAACCGCTTCGTCATCGACCAGCATTTCCGCCAGCGCGACCGCCTCGGTCGCCTGCTCGCCGCGCTCGCCTACAACCCGTTCGCGATCGGCATCGGCCTCGACGAGGACACGGCCGCCTTCATCCGTCCCGACAACACGCTCGAAGTCGAGGGCAGCGGGGCGGTCACCGTGGTCGATGCGAGCGAGCTCCAGTTTTCCTCGATGGACCAGGTCAGCGAGAACGAGCCCGTGTGCCTGCTCGGCCTGCGCATCCACATCCTCGTCGCCGGTGCGACCTTCAACCTGCATACGCGTGTCGCGTCGGCGGGATCGTTGATGGTCGACAAGTCGAAGCATTAG
- a CDS encoding Mur ligase family protein: MLETVGAMPSSAMLDAWRARVGAMRAMLGWPQGAVVARVHRGGASLAFTAPIDQLLTATEVNEWAWNSLVFETGAGIDDFDWQRAPGHPAAWDAASAHATLLRHAHAERNPALLALVAEARRRGLNLLVDDTVSIGSGTGVLQWPCAALPAPHAIDWHACHDIPVALVTGSNGKTTTVRLLATMARAHGWTTAHSCTDGLFVDGEPFAAGDYSGPAGARAVLRVPRAQAAILETARGGLLRRGIAPSHARCAVVTNISDDHFGEYGVYTLDDLAAVKLTVARVVDADGLLVLNADDAMLVRHAPAGVPLGWFALDDEHPLLVAHRGKRGTTCGVRDGHLVLTRAGVRHDLGAIAAMPLSHDGAARYNIANIAAAALAADALGIAATTIAGVLARFGARHADNPGRLQRWRIDGATVLVDYAHNPDGLRGLLAVAAGLRAGHGRLVLVFGQAGNRGDAEIGELAAVAAAARPDRIVLKDMPSLLRGRAPGEMPTLLRAGLVRAGFDATRIVDGLDEITAAHRAVEGAGDGDVVVLPIHTPESRAVVCAWLDGRSQDIQAP; the protein is encoded by the coding sequence GTGCTCGAAACCGTCGGGGCGATGCCGTCGTCCGCGATGCTCGATGCCTGGCGCGCGCGTGTTGGAGCGATGCGCGCGATGCTCGGCTGGCCGCAAGGCGCGGTCGTCGCGCGCGTGCATCGCGGCGGCGCCTCGCTCGCCTTCACGGCACCGATCGACCAGCTGCTGACGGCCACCGAGGTCAACGAATGGGCCTGGAACTCGCTCGTGTTCGAGACGGGAGCGGGGATCGATGACTTCGATTGGCAGCGCGCGCCCGGCCATCCGGCTGCATGGGATGCCGCCTCGGCACATGCGACCCTGTTGCGCCATGCGCATGCGGAACGCAATCCCGCCCTGCTCGCACTCGTTGCGGAAGCGCGTCGGCGCGGCCTGAACCTGCTCGTCGACGACACGGTCTCGATCGGCAGCGGCACGGGGGTTCTCCAGTGGCCGTGCGCTGCGCTGCCGGCGCCGCACGCCATCGACTGGCACGCCTGCCACGACATTCCCGTGGCGCTGGTCACCGGCTCGAACGGCAAGACCACGACGGTGCGCCTGCTCGCCACCATGGCGCGCGCGCATGGTTGGACGACCGCGCACAGTTGCACCGATGGCCTGTTTGTCGACGGTGAACCATTCGCTGCCGGCGACTATTCGGGCCCGGCCGGCGCACGCGCCGTGCTGCGCGTGCCGCGTGCACAGGCCGCCATCCTGGAAACCGCGCGCGGTGGCCTCCTGCGTCGCGGCATCGCCCCCAGCCATGCGCGTTGCGCTGTCGTCACCAACATCAGCGACGACCATTTCGGTGAGTACGGCGTGTATACGCTCGATGACCTCGCCGCGGTCAAGCTCACGGTCGCGCGCGTGGTCGATGCCGACGGCTTGCTCGTGCTCAATGCCGACGACGCCATGTTGGTGCGCCATGCGCCCGCAGGCGTGCCGCTCGGCTGGTTCGCCCTCGATGACGAGCATCCTCTGCTCGTCGCGCATCGCGGCAAGCGCGGCACGACATGCGGCGTGCGTGACGGACATCTCGTGCTCACGCGTGCCGGCGTCAGGCACGACCTCGGTGCGATTGCCGCGATGCCGCTGAGCCATGACGGCGCGGCACGCTACAACATCGCCAACATCGCCGCCGCCGCGCTCGCGGCCGATGCGCTCGGCATCGCCGCGACCACGATCGCCGGCGTGCTCGCACGCTTCGGTGCGCGACATGCGGACAACCCGGGTCGCCTGCAACGCTGGCGCATCGACGGCGCCACCGTGCTGGTCGACTATGCGCACAATCCGGACGGCCTGCGGGGCCTGCTCGCGGTCGCCGCCGGCCTGCGTGCTGGGCACGGGCGCCTCGTCCTCGTGTTCGGACAAGCAGGCAATCGCGGCGACGCCGAGATCGGCGAACTCGCCGCGGTCGCCGCCGCGGCCAGGCCCGACCGCATCGTGCTGAAGGACATGCCAAGCCTGCTGCGCGGACGCGCCCCAGGCGAAATGCCGACCCTGCTGCGTGCCGGTCTCGTCCGCGCTGGCTTCGACGCGACGCGCATCGTCGATGGCCTCGACGAAATAACCGCCGCGCATCGCGCCGTCGAAGGCGCCGGCGATGGCGATGTCGTCGTGTTGCCGATCCACACGCCGGAATCGCGTGCCGTGGTGTGTGCGTGGCTGGACGGCCGCTCCCAAGACATCCAGGCGCCGTAG
- the cphA gene encoding cyanophycin synthetase, whose protein sequence is MRILDRSVYVGPSLYAHFPVIRLELDLGELEQWPTARLGDAFIDGLVAALPGLAEHGCSYREPGGFIRRMREGEGTWLGHVLEHAAIELQNVAGEDVTFGKTRSIDDNRPGIYSVVYEYAQREEGIAAGELALRLLASLLPDKLRPAGSVPEDWQWETARDEFIRYAQRRALGPSTASLVRAAEQRGIPWLRMNDQSLVQLGHGKYQQRIQATVTGRTPHIAVELASDKEETNKILASLGLPVPRQELVQSEDMAVRAARRLGLPVVTKPYNGNHGRGISIKLSSDEEIRAGFAAAREHSRSVIVENYVSGDDHRLLVVNGELVAATRRTPGHVVGDGARTIAELVEVVNADPRRGVGHEKVLTKIQLDREAEVMLERAGYTAQSVPPAGEVVYLRSTANLSTGGTATDVTDIIHPDNRDMAVRAIRAIGLDVGGVDFLSPNIAESYRKVGGGICEVNAAPGFRMHVSPSEGTPRDAAGPVIDMLFPPGSPSRVPIAAVTGTNGKTTTARMLAHITKMAGYTPGLTTTDGVYIDGQRTVEGDMTGPVSARMVLSDPQIDIAVLETARGGLLRAGMGVRKVNVGAVINVQSDHLGMKGIDTLEQLAEVKRIVIEVAEDCAVLNADDPNVLRMSGYTEAKTICYVTMNPSHGLVREHIRAGGRACALEGGVNGQMITLYDKGSHIPLLWTHLIPATLEGRAMHNVQNAMVAAAMAFSLGIKLDAIRQGLRTFDTTFFQAPGRMNVFNEHPFKVLFDYGHNAHAVGVMADLAQRLDVTGRRIVVLAGPGDRRDEDLHAIADAVANRFDHYICRRDDSLRGRDGDEVPLIMSRRLREAGVAAEAIAMIPDEQDAIDAALRMARPGDLLLVFADALVRSWKQIIKFRPEGAPESKPAPAPASAVAVSEAAEPAFDEASFAALGGVVRDERGIHLSREAED, encoded by the coding sequence ATGCGCATCCTCGATCGCTCCGTCTACGTCGGCCCGTCGCTGTATGCGCACTTTCCGGTCATCCGCCTCGAACTCGATCTCGGAGAACTCGAGCAGTGGCCGACCGCGCGCCTCGGCGATGCCTTCATCGACGGTCTGGTCGCCGCCTTGCCAGGCCTGGCCGAGCATGGCTGTTCGTATCGCGAGCCTGGAGGGTTCATCCGACGCATGCGCGAGGGCGAGGGCACCTGGCTCGGTCATGTGCTCGAGCACGCCGCCATCGAGTTGCAGAACGTTGCCGGCGAGGACGTGACCTTCGGCAAGACGCGCAGCATCGATGACAACCGGCCCGGCATCTACTCGGTCGTCTACGAGTATGCGCAGCGCGAGGAAGGCATCGCCGCCGGTGAACTGGCCCTGCGCCTGCTCGCATCGCTGCTGCCAGACAAGCTGCGTCCGGCCGGCAGCGTGCCGGAGGATTGGCAATGGGAGACCGCGCGCGACGAGTTCATCCGCTACGCACAGCGCCGCGCGCTCGGGCCCTCCACGGCCTCGCTGGTGCGCGCCGCCGAACAGCGCGGCATCCCGTGGCTGCGCATGAACGACCAATCCCTGGTACAGCTCGGTCACGGCAAGTACCAGCAACGCATCCAGGCCACGGTGACCGGCCGCACCCCGCATATCGCGGTGGAGCTGGCCAGCGACAAGGAGGAGACGAACAAGATCCTCGCCTCGCTCGGCCTGCCGGTGCCGCGGCAGGAACTCGTGCAGAGCGAGGACATGGCGGTGCGCGCCGCGCGGCGGCTCGGATTGCCTGTCGTCACCAAGCCGTACAACGGCAACCACGGCCGCGGCATCTCGATCAAGCTGTCCAGCGATGAAGAGATCCGTGCCGGCTTCGCCGCCGCGCGCGAGCATTCACGCTCGGTCATCGTCGAGAACTACGTCAGCGGCGATGACCACCGCCTGCTCGTCGTCAATGGCGAACTCGTCGCGGCGACGCGGCGCACACCCGGCCACGTCGTCGGTGACGGCGCGCGCACCATCGCCGAGCTGGTCGAGGTCGTCAATGCCGATCCGCGTCGTGGCGTCGGCCACGAGAAGGTGCTGACCAAGATCCAGCTCGATCGCGAGGCTGAAGTGATGCTGGAACGCGCCGGCTACACCGCGCAGTCCGTGCCACCGGCCGGTGAGGTCGTCTATCTGCGCTCGACCGCGAACCTGTCGACCGGCGGCACCGCCACCGATGTCACCGACATCATCCATCCGGACAATCGCGACATGGCCGTGCGCGCGATCCGCGCGATCGGCCTTGATGTCGGCGGTGTCGACTTCCTGTCGCCCAACATCGCCGAGAGCTACCGCAAGGTCGGTGGCGGCATCTGCGAAGTCAACGCCGCGCCGGGCTTCCGCATGCACGTCAGTCCGAGCGAAGGCACGCCGCGCGATGCCGCGGGTCCGGTCATCGACATGCTGTTTCCGCCCGGCTCACCCTCGCGCGTGCCGATCGCCGCAGTCACCGGCACCAACGGCAAGACCACCACCGCGCGCATGCTCGCCCATATCACCAAGATGGCCGGCTACACGCCGGGCCTGACCACAACCGACGGTGTCTACATCGACGGCCAGCGCACGGTCGAGGGTGACATGACCGGCCCGGTGTCGGCACGCATGGTGCTGTCCGATCCGCAGATCGACATTGCCGTGCTCGAGACCGCGCGTGGTGGCCTGCTGCGTGCCGGCATGGGGGTGCGCAAGGTCAATGTCGGTGCGGTCATCAATGTGCAGTCCGACCATCTCGGCATGAAGGGCATCGATACGCTCGAACAGCTTGCCGAGGTCAAGCGCATCGTCATCGAGGTTGCCGAGGACTGTGCCGTGCTCAACGCCGACGATCCGAACGTGTTGAGGATGTCTGGATACACCGAGGCGAAGACGATCTGCTACGTGACCATGAACCCCTCGCATGGCCTGGTGCGCGAGCACATCCGCGCCGGCGGCCGTGCTTGTGCCCTGGAGGGTGGTGTCAACGGCCAGATGATCACGCTGTACGACAAGGGCAGCCACATCCCGCTGCTGTGGACGCATCTGATTCCGGCTACGCTCGAAGGCCGCGCCATGCACAACGTGCAGAACGCCATGGTCGCGGCGGCGATGGCGTTCTCGCTCGGCATCAAGCTCGATGCGATCCGCCAGGGCCTGCGCACCTTCGACACCACGTTCTTCCAGGCACCGGGCCGCATGAACGTGTTCAACGAACATCCGTTCAAGGTGCTGTTCGACTACGGCCACAACGCGCACGCGGTCGGTGTGATGGCCGATCTTGCCCAGCGCCTCGACGTTACCGGCCGGCGCATCGTCGTGCTGGCAGGCCCCGGCGACCGGCGCGACGAGGATCTGCATGCGATCGCCGACGCCGTGGCCAACCGCTTCGACCACTACATCTGCCGGCGTGACGACAGCCTGCGCGGGCGCGACGGCGACGAGGTGCCGCTGATCATGTCGCGGCGTCTGCGCGAGGCCGGTGTTGCCGCCGAGGCGATCGCCATGATCCCCGACGAACAGGATGCGATCGACGCCGCCCTGCGCATGGCGCGGCCGGGTGACCTGCTGCTCGTGTTCGCCGATGCGCTGGTGCGCTCGTGGAAGCAGATCATCAAGTTCCGTCCGGAGGGTGCTCCCGAATCGAAGCCGGCACCGGCACCGGCATCGGCAGTCGCGGTGAGCGAGGCTGCCGAGCCGGCCTTCGACGAGGCGAGCTTCGCCGCTCTCGGCGGCGTGGTGCGCGACGAGCGCGGCATCCATCTGTCGCGGGAGGCCGAAGACTGA
- a CDS encoding ADP-ribosylglycohydrolase family protein: MSIDLAQRYRGCLLGLACGDAVGTTLEFMPRGSFAEVTGMHGGGPFKLQPGQWTDDTSMALCLADSLLACGGFDALDQMRRYHAWWRQGLRSSTGVCFDIGRTVGAALARFERDGEPYAGSTDPTSAGNGSLMRLAPIVLRWHPDTGAIDRYAADSSRTTHAAAEAVEACRLFACMLTRALDGHARADVLDVGKLVLAEPKLRAIAEGNWLGKPREAIRGSGYAVESLEAALWCFAHTTSFESAVLAAANLGDDADTTGAITGQIAGAYYGVGGIPADWLAVLHAREEIDALAVGLFAAATDRA; this comes from the coding sequence ATGTCGATCGATCTTGCCCAACGCTACCGCGGCTGCCTGCTCGGCCTGGCCTGTGGCGATGCGGTAGGCACGACGCTCGAGTTCATGCCGCGTGGCTCGTTCGCGGAAGTCACCGGCATGCACGGCGGCGGCCCGTTCAAACTGCAGCCGGGCCAATGGACCGACGACACCTCGATGGCGCTCTGCCTGGCCGACAGCCTGCTCGCCTGCGGCGGCTTCGACGCGCTCGACCAGATGCGCCGCTACCACGCCTGGTGGCGACAGGGGCTGCGTTCGTCGACCGGCGTGTGTTTCGACATCGGCCGCACCGTCGGCGCCGCGCTGGCGCGCTTCGAGCGCGACGGCGAACCGTATGCCGGCTCGACCGATCCGACGAGCGCCGGCAACGGCTCGCTGATGCGTCTCGCCCCGATCGTGCTGCGCTGGCATCCCGATACCGGCGCGATCGATCGTTATGCCGCGGACAGTTCGCGCACGACGCACGCGGCAGCGGAGGCCGTCGAAGCCTGCCGCCTGTTCGCATGCATGCTCACGCGCGCACTCGATGGTCATGCGCGCGCGGACGTGCTCGACGTGGGCAAGCTCGTCCTCGCCGAACCGAAGCTGCGCGCGATCGCTGAAGGCAACTGGCTCGGCAAGCCGCGCGAGGCGATCCGCGGCAGCGGCTACGCAGTCGAATCGCTCGAGGCCGCGCTATGGTGCTTCGCCCACACGACGAGCTTCGAGAGCGCCGTGCTCGCCGCCGCCAACCTCGGCGATGATGCCGACACCACCGGGGCAATCACTGGCCAGATTGCCGGTGCCTACTATGGCGTCGGCGGCATCCCGGCGGACTGGCTGGCGGTATTGCATGCGCGCGAAGAGATCGATGCGCTGGCAGTCGGGCTGTTTGCGGCGGCCACAGATCGCGCGTAG
- a CDS encoding S9 family peptidase codes for MSRLAVAALALAIAAPLHAAPRAFSVQDLVMFDRVSEAALSPDGRRVVLQLRETDYAANKGKSSLWTLPAAGGKATRLRDGANTPRWSHDGAAIWFLAAKDEVQQIWRMPAAGGEAEAISALPLDVGSYKLSPDGSRIAFTAEIFIDCSDDASPLACTTQRLDKPEDAKASGLLYDRLFVRHWDTWGDGRRSQLFVAALDDDGRLGEPVLVSKGLDGDIPSKPFGDDSEYAFSPDGTQIYFGVRTAGAEEAWSTNFDIHVVPVDGSAAARNLTADNPAWDAHPLPSADGKTLYYLAMKRPGFEADRFGIQALDLASGERREIAADWDRSAGAMKLSADGRTLYTAADDKGEHPLFAIDIASGKVTKLVGNGSVAGFDIGAKTLLVARNDLKTPTALFTTDLRGRNLKPISRFNAERYRDLRTGDYEFFTFKGANGATVQGYVVKPVGFRPGRQYPVAFIIHGGPQGAMNNGWSFRWNPQTYAGQGFAVVTINFHGSTGYGQAFTDSISQDWGGKPLEDLKLGWAAALRKYRFLDADRACALGASYGGYMINWIAGNWNEPWKCLVNHDGVFDTRAMGYETEELWFTEWENGGTVYDAPANYEKFNPLNHVKDWRVPMLVIQGDKDFRIPTAQSLATFSALQRRGIPSQLLVFPDENHWVLKPQNSVQWHQTVEAWLKRWTNP; via the coding sequence ATGTCCCGACTTGCCGTTGCCGCCCTCGCGCTGGCCATCGCCGCGCCGCTCCACGCCGCTCCGCGCGCCTTCAGCGTGCAGGATCTCGTCATGTTCGATCGCGTCAGCGAAGCCGCGCTGTCGCCGGATGGCCGCCGTGTCGTGCTGCAACTGCGCGAGACCGACTACGCCGCGAACAAGGGCAAGAGCAGCCTGTGGACGCTGCCGGCCGCCGGCGGCAAGGCCACGCGCCTGCGCGATGGTGCGAACACGCCGCGCTGGTCGCACGATGGTGCGGCGATCTGGTTCCTTGCCGCGAAGGACGAAGTGCAGCAGATCTGGCGCATGCCCGCCGCCGGCGGCGAGGCCGAGGCCATCAGTGCGCTGCCGCTCGATGTCGGCAGCTACAAGCTGTCGCCGGATGGCAGCCGCATCGCCTTCACCGCCGAGATCTTCATCGACTGCTCCGACGATGCCTCGCCGCTGGCCTGCACGACGCAGCGCCTCGACAAGCCGGAAGATGCCAAGGCCAGCGGCCTGTTGTACGACCGCCTGTTCGTGCGCCACTGGGATACCTGGGGCGACGGCCGCCGCTCGCAGCTTTTCGTTGCCGCGCTTGATGACGATGGCCGGCTCGGCGAGCCCGTGCTGGTCAGCAAGGGCCTCGACGGCGATATCCCGTCCAAGCCATTCGGCGACGACAGCGAGTACGCGTTCTCCCCCGACGGCACGCAGATCTATTTCGGCGTGCGCACGGCCGGCGCCGAGGAAGCCTGGTCGACCAATTTCGACATCCATGTGGTACCGGTCGACGGCTCGGCCGCCGCACGGAACCTGACCGCCGATAACCCGGCCTGGGACGCCCACCCGCTGCCATCGGCGGACGGCAAGACGCTCTACTACCTCGCCATGAAGCGTCCCGGTTTCGAGGCCGACCGCTTCGGCATCCAGGCGCTCGACCTCGCCAGCGGCGAACGCCGCGAGATCGCCGCGGACTGGGACCGTTCGGCTGGCGCGATGAAGCTCTCCGCCGACGGCAGGACGCTCTACACCGCAGCCGACGACAAAGGCGAGCATCCGCTGTTCGCCATCGACATCGCCAGCGGCAAGGTGACGAAACTGGTCGGCAACGGCAGCGTGGCCGGCTTCGATATCGGCGCGAAGACCCTGCTCGTCGCGCGCAACGACCTCAAGACGCCGACCGCACTGTTCACGACCGACCTGCGTGGACGCAACCTCAAGCCGATCTCGCGCTTCAACGCCGAGCGCTACAGGGACCTGCGCACCGGCGACTACGAGTTCTTCACCTTCAAGGGCGCCAACGGCGCAACCGTGCAGGGCTACGTGGTCAAGCCGGTTGGCTTCCGCCCCGGCAGGCAGTACCCGGTCGCCTTCATCATCCACGGCGGTCCGCAGGGCGCGATGAACAACGGCTGGAGCTTCCGCTGGAATCCACAGACCTATGCGGGTCAGGGTTTCGCCGTCGTCACCATCAATTTCCACGGCTCGACCGGCTACGGCCAGGCCTTCACCGACTCGATCTCGCAGGACTGGGGCGGCAAACCGCTGGAAGACCTCAAGCTCGGCTGGGCCGCGGCGCTCAGGAAGTACCGGTTCCTCGACGCCGACCGCGCCTGCGCGCTCGGTGCCTCGTACGGCGGCTACATGATCAACTGGATCGCCGGCAACTGGAACGAGCCGTGGAAGTGCCTGGTCAACCACGACGGCGTGTTCGACACGCGTGCGATGGGCTACGAGACCGAGGAACTGTGGTTCACCGAGTGGGAAAACGGCGGCACCGTCTACGATGCCCCTGCCAACTACGAGAAGTTCAACCCGCTCAACCACGTCAAGGACTGGCGCGTGCCGATGCTCGTCATCCAGGGCGACAAGGATTTCCGCATCCCGACTGCACAGAGCCTTGCGACCTTCAGTGCCCTGCAGCGCCGCGGCATCCCGAGCCAGTTGCTGGTCTTCCCCGACGAGAACCACTGGGTGCTGAAGCCGCAGAACAGCGTGCAGTGGCACCAGACCGTCGAGGCGTGGCTGAAGCGCTGGACCAATCCCTGA
- a CDS encoding magnesium and cobalt transport protein CorA yields MALQTPLVPSAPADAGAPMVINCVAYSSRGERIGDIGVDAISDVLDQPDTFVWVGLVEPDEALLEKLQEEFGLHDLAIEDAHKAHQRPKIEAYGDSLFIAAQTAQVVAGAIEFGETHIFVGRRYLVTVRHGASLSYAPARRSCEQAPDMLTYGPSYGLYAVLDFIVDNFMPIVRSFKEDLQELEEDIFEDTFKRETIRRLYALKKELVTLRLAIGPLQDILNQLTRLYPGLVRDEVRPYFRDVYDHAARINESTDTMREMLTAALSVNLSLVTVAQGEVVKRLAGWAALLAAPTLMTSWYGMNFHHMPELDKPWGYPAMIALTIGICGGLYALLKRAKWL; encoded by the coding sequence ATGGCCCTGCAGACCCCCCTCGTACCGAGCGCGCCCGCCGATGCCGGCGCCCCCATGGTGATCAATTGCGTGGCGTATTCGAGCCGTGGCGAGCGTATCGGCGACATCGGCGTCGATGCGATCAGTGACGTGCTCGACCAGCCCGATACCTTCGTCTGGGTCGGCCTGGTCGAACCCGACGAGGCGCTGCTGGAAAAACTGCAGGAGGAGTTCGGCCTGCATGACCTCGCCATCGAGGACGCCCACAAGGCACACCAGCGCCCGAAGATCGAGGCCTACGGCGATTCGCTGTTCATCGCCGCGCAGACCGCCCAGGTCGTCGCCGGCGCGATCGAGTTCGGCGAAACGCACATCTTCGTCGGTCGGCGCTACCTCGTCACCGTACGCCATGGTGCCTCGCTGTCGTACGCACCGGCGCGGCGCAGCTGCGAGCAGGCACCGGACATGCTCACGTACGGGCCGAGCTACGGGCTATACGCCGTGCTCGATTTCATCGTCGACAACTTCATGCCGATCGTGCGCAGCTTCAAGGAAGACCTGCAGGAACTCGAAGAAGACATCTTCGAGGACACCTTCAAGCGCGAGACGATCCGCCGGCTGTACGCGCTGAAGAAGGAACTGGTCACCCTGCGTCTTGCCATTGGCCCGCTGCAGGACATCCTCAACCAGCTCACCCGGCTCTACCCGGGCCTGGTGCGCGACGAGGTGCGGCCGTATTTCCGCGACGTCTACGACCATGCCGCTCGGATCAACGAATCGACCGACACGATGCGCGAGATGCTGACTGCGGCACTCAGCGTCAACCTCTCGCTGGTCACTGTCGCCCAGGGCGAAGTGGTCAAGCGCCTCGCCGGCTGGGCCGCCCTGCTCGCCGCACCGACCCTGATGACGAGCTGGTACGGCATGAACTTCCACCACATGCCGGAACTCGACAAGCCGTGGGGTTACCCGGCGATGATCGCGCTGACGATCGGCATCTGCGGCGGCCTCTACGCCCTGCTCAAGCGCGCGAAGTGGCTATAG